The following proteins are co-located in the Candidatus Nitrotoga sp. AM1P genome:
- a CDS encoding proton-conducting transporter transmembrane domain-containing protein, with product MTLLLTSLLQFFILIPFVGFVFSLFIPDKMENAVSRTVLFTVGLHLIIAWVFLVIWLLYNHPTLERSEIILFKTKEYQFLVSFYFDKISAVYLFVGSALTFLVTQYCRWYLHRESGYKRFFNIILFFYIGYNIIIFSGNFETLFVGWEILGFSSFLLIGFYRDRYLPIKNALKVFTVFRIADMSLLIVMWMNHYLWRKNINFSELTDKQFISEHLQNHPLLGVLISLMILLAAAVKSGQLPFSSWVPRAMEGPTPSSAIFYGSLSVHLGAFLLLRTFPLWEHLTSIVITVIFLGLSTSIIATGIARVQSSVKTQIAYSSIAQIGLIFIEIALGFHALALIHFAGNAFLRTYQLLVSPSVVSYMIREQFYNFIPRHYVDRNSVLKKIEYSIYLLCLKEFNLDSFVYRFLWNPLKWCGRKLNFFSGKEVFIFFIVTYLTGLICLFNEELIPKEAYTYLPEFFAFIGLLMLLKSFAERKNALLSWVLVIVMHLYRPLAISLNGDIKTNEIILYLSGVIISGVLGYACLNELKSHEHKITLDQFQGHSYEHPKLAFIFLLACLGLMAFPMTPTFIGVELIFTHIHEDQAGLVFLAALSYVISGLSLIRIYARIFLGPHIKTYHAHPSRSS from the coding sequence ATGACTTTGTTGCTTACATCACTGCTTCAATTTTTTATACTTATACCATTTGTGGGGTTTGTTTTTAGTCTGTTTATCCCAGATAAAATGGAAAATGCTGTCTCACGGACTGTTCTTTTTACCGTGGGTTTGCATTTAATTATTGCTTGGGTATTCCTGGTTATATGGCTACTCTATAATCATCCAACGCTTGAGAGAAGTGAAATTATTCTTTTTAAAACAAAAGAATACCAATTCTTAGTTTCTTTCTATTTTGATAAAATCAGTGCTGTTTACCTATTTGTTGGTTCGGCCCTCACATTTCTGGTGACACAATATTGCCGTTGGTATCTTCATCGAGAAAGTGGTTACAAGCGATTTTTTAACATCATTCTTTTCTTTTATATTGGCTACAACATAATAATATTTTCAGGAAATTTTGAGACCCTGTTTGTAGGCTGGGAGATACTTGGTTTTTCTTCGTTTTTATTGATTGGATTTTATAGAGATCGGTATTTGCCTATAAAAAATGCACTCAAGGTCTTTACGGTATTTCGTATTGCCGATATGAGCTTACTCATTGTCATGTGGATGAATCATTATTTATGGCGTAAAAATATTAATTTTTCAGAATTAACCGATAAACAATTTATTAGCGAGCATCTCCAAAACCATCCTCTCCTTGGAGTTCTTATTTCGCTAATGATATTACTTGCTGCCGCAGTAAAATCAGGCCAACTTCCTTTCTCTTCCTGGGTTCCAAGAGCAATGGAAGGTCCCACTCCATCCAGTGCAATTTTTTATGGATCGCTCTCGGTTCATCTAGGTGCATTTTTGTTATTAAGAACATTTCCTTTGTGGGAACACCTTACTTCCATAGTAATAACGGTCATATTTTTAGGTTTATCGACGAGTATTATCGCGACAGGAATTGCACGAGTTCAATCATCGGTTAAAACGCAAATAGCCTATTCCTCGATTGCACAAATTGGACTGATTTTTATTGAAATTGCTTTAGGTTTTCACGCCCTTGCTTTAATACATTTTGCCGGAAATGCTTTTTTAAGAACCTATCAATTATTGGTTTCGCCCTCGGTCGTAAGCTATATGATTCGCGAGCAATTCTATAATTTTATTCCACGTCATTATGTTGATAGAAATTCAGTTCTTAAAAAAATAGAGTACTCAATTTATTTGTTATGTCTTAAAGAATTCAATCTGGATAGCTTCGTATATCGTTTCTTATGGAATCCATTAAAGTGGTGTGGCAGAAAATTAAATTTTTTCTCAGGAAAAGAAGTTTTTATTTTCTTTATTGTGACCTATCTTACAGGTCTGATCTGCTTGTTCAATGAAGAGTTAATACCAAAAGAAGCATATACATACTTACCTGAGTTTTTTGCATTTATCGGTTTGCTTATGCTACTCAAATCATTTGCAGAAAGAAAAAATGCTTTGCTAAGTTGGGTCTTGGTAATCGTCATGCATCTATATAGACCGCTTGCTATTTCGCTAAATGGCGATATAAAAACCAATGAGATTATTCTGTATTTAAGCGGCGTAATTATTTCAGGGGTCTTAGGCTACGCTTGTCTGAATGAACTTAAATCTCACGAACACAAAATCACTTTAGATCAGTTTCAAGGCCACTCTTATGAGCATCCTAAATTGGCTTTTATTTTTCTATTAGCTTGTTTAGGTCTCATGGCATTTCCAATGACTCCTACATTTATTGGGGTAGAACTAATATTTACTCACATTCATGAAGATCAGGCTGGCCTGGTATTCCTCGCTGCCTTAAGTTACGTCATTTCGGGACTTTCACTGATTAGAATATATGCGCGTATCTTTCTTGGGCCTCATATTAAAACTTATCACGCACATCCGAGCAGATCCTCTTAA
- a CDS encoding YbcC family protein: MNSNNSIFNEQEVLHELKHYLPSQAPLKDFIHHNTLHAFQHLKFYDGIRHASKIFGYFVSLQLEDYRSLYISTRIREDILKRIIAEKKGSEHVNEWMKNALGKKYDTSISSRIGLLRLNWKEQYRIDLDLFVHPLLFRILCSYLDQGISIWGFPVGHEGFLSSMREIEENSFTSFFKRKRAKELLLKGNCKIEDLLKILVGDKSLYKQYLYDQQFAHQGWSGMVSTVEDQPQSLLNPKKISLHDLIVFELLLEIDALDFQFEEDWLPMGSNLKNRPVELFGDVPNTELDEVLSIWQEAFEWSYYDPVLAAIQLQKKKDETVPFHKSFQVFTCIDDRELSFRRYLERIDAECETFATPGFFGVEFYFQPEHGKFYTKCCPAPVTPKYLIKETETKKKRKKEAHFSKVSHSLFRGWLVTQTLGLLSGFKLALNIFSPSSMPAMASPIAHMDKLSNLTIENKNTNHRENDLQVGFTIEEMAQRVETILTSIGLVKDFASIVYVVGHGATSINNPHYCAYDCGACGGRPGSVNARVFCVMANHPEVRALLSSRGLVIPIETQFLGALHDTTRDEITYFDENLLSAVNSANHKKNTPVFVKALDLNSKERSRRLVSIDTNLSAKKIHREILKRSVSLFEPRQELNHSTNASCFVGRRTLSKDIYLDRRSSMSSYDYRIDPEGKYLSNVMKPIAPVMGGISLEYFFSRVDNYKLGAGTKLPHNVMGLIGVANGSDGDLRSGLPSQMIEVHDPIRLLVIVEHFPEIVLGAINQLPANYEFYLNEWVRLVAVNPETREIFLFKDGSFSLYRPLTRTLGSISDAITLIESVKAAESLHIVEATKENLPVYLMN, encoded by the coding sequence ATGAATTCAAATAATTCTATTTTTAATGAACAAGAAGTACTTCATGAATTGAAGCACTACTTGCCCAGTCAGGCCCCACTAAAAGATTTTATTCATCACAATACGTTACATGCATTTCAGCATCTTAAGTTTTACGATGGCATTCGTCATGCATCCAAAATATTTGGTTATTTTGTTTCCCTGCAGTTAGAAGATTATAGATCGCTCTATATATCGACACGTATCCGCGAAGACATTCTAAAAAGAATTATTGCTGAAAAAAAGGGTTCAGAGCATGTAAATGAATGGATGAAAAATGCGCTTGGCAAGAAATATGACACTTCTATTTCATCAAGAATCGGTTTGCTGCGATTAAATTGGAAAGAGCAATATCGCATAGACCTGGATTTATTTGTACATCCACTTCTTTTCAGAATTCTTTGTAGTTACCTTGATCAGGGAATTTCAATATGGGGTTTCCCCGTTGGGCATGAAGGCTTTCTTTCTTCAATGAGAGAAATAGAAGAAAACAGTTTTACAAGTTTCTTTAAAAGAAAAAGAGCTAAAGAACTCCTTCTCAAGGGCAATTGTAAAATTGAAGATTTACTGAAAATTCTGGTTGGTGACAAATCGCTTTACAAGCAGTATTTATATGATCAGCAATTTGCACATCAAGGTTGGTCGGGTATGGTGTCCACTGTTGAAGATCAACCGCAATCTCTGTTGAACCCAAAAAAAATATCACTTCATGACTTAATTGTTTTTGAACTCTTATTAGAGATTGATGCACTTGATTTCCAATTTGAAGAAGATTGGTTGCCAATGGGCAGCAATTTAAAAAACAGACCTGTAGAGCTTTTTGGTGATGTTCCCAATACAGAATTGGATGAAGTCCTTTCAATTTGGCAAGAAGCTTTTGAATGGTCTTACTATGACCCAGTGCTTGCCGCTATTCAATTACAAAAAAAGAAGGATGAAACAGTACCCTTCCACAAAAGTTTTCAAGTGTTTACATGTATCGATGATAGGGAGCTTTCCTTCCGTCGTTACCTTGAAAGAATTGACGCCGAATGTGAAACCTTTGCTACCCCTGGATTCTTTGGCGTTGAATTCTATTTTCAGCCTGAGCATGGAAAATTCTATACAAAATGTTGTCCTGCACCCGTTACACCAAAATATTTAATTAAGGAAACAGAAACCAAAAAAAAGAGGAAGAAAGAAGCACATTTTTCTAAAGTATCCCATTCTCTTTTTCGAGGGTGGCTGGTTACTCAGACACTAGGATTATTGTCAGGATTTAAACTGGCTCTGAATATTTTCAGCCCTTCCTCGATGCCCGCCATGGCTTCGCCAATTGCCCATATGGATAAGCTTTCGAACCTTACGATTGAGAACAAAAATACGAACCACAGAGAAAACGACTTACAGGTGGGATTTACAATTGAGGAGATGGCTCAAAGAGTAGAAACAATTTTAACCAGTATTGGGCTCGTTAAAGACTTCGCATCAATTGTCTATGTTGTTGGACATGGTGCCACCAGTATTAATAATCCTCATTATTGTGCTTATGACTGTGGAGCTTGTGGAGGTAGGCCTGGTTCGGTTAACGCAAGAGTGTTTTGCGTGATGGCTAATCACCCTGAAGTTAGAGCATTGTTGAGTTCGAGAGGGCTGGTGATTCCCATAGAAACGCAATTCCTGGGCGCCCTTCATGATACTACTCGCGACGAGATTACTTATTTTGATGAGAATTTACTTTCTGCTGTGAATTCGGCAAACCATAAAAAAAACACCCCCGTTTTTGTCAAGGCTTTGGATTTAAATTCAAAAGAAAGATCAAGAAGATTAGTGTCAATTGATACTAATCTGAGCGCCAAAAAAATCCATAGAGAAATTCTTAAGAGATCGGTTTCATTATTCGAACCTCGACAAGAACTTAATCATTCAACCAACGCAAGTTGTTTTGTCGGCAGGCGAACTTTATCAAAGGACATCTATTTAGACAGACGGTCGTCGATGAGTTCTTACGATTACAGAATAGATCCTGAAGGAAAATATCTATCTAATGTTATGAAACCTATTGCACCGGTTATGGGAGGTATCAGTCTCGAATACTTTTTCTCGCGGGTTGACAATTACAAATTAGGTGCAGGAACTAAACTTCCCCATAATGTTATGGGACTGATTGGCGTGGCTAATGGCAGTGATGGCGACTTAAGATCAGGTCTCCCAAGCCAGATGATTGAAGTTCATGATCCTATCCGTCTGCTGGTTATTGTTGAACACTTTCCTGAGATTGTATTAGGAGCAATTAATCAGCTACCCGCAAATTATGAATTTTATTTGAATGAGTGGGTTCGACTAGTTGCAGTAAATCCAGAGACGCGCGAAATTTTCTTATTTAAAGACGGGAGTTTCTCTCTTTACCGTCCATTAACACGAACTCTTGGTTCTATTTCAGACGCCATTACTTTAATTGAGTCAGTTAAAGCAGCAGAATCACTTCATATCGTTGAAGCCACTAAAGAGAATTTGCCAGTCTACCTAATGAATTAA
- a CDS encoding GNAT family N-acetyltransferase has product MIRLAEIRDVLVITEFNQAMAFETERKKLIPKVASKGVKNILKNSNLGFYVIAERGKEVIGSLMVTTEWSDWRNGMFWWIQSVYIKPNERRKGIYTQLYNFVKESANNNPSICGFRLYVENENILAQNTYEALGMIETSYRIYEELKPETRK; this is encoded by the coding sequence GTGATTCGCCTTGCTGAAATTCGTGATGTTTTAGTTATCACTGAATTTAATCAAGCGATGGCTTTCGAAACAGAAAGAAAAAAATTAATACCGAAAGTAGCATCAAAAGGTGTCAAAAATATTTTAAAAAACTCTAATCTCGGATTTTATGTGATTGCTGAACGTGGCAAGGAAGTCATTGGATCACTAATGGTAACCACGGAATGGAGCGATTGGCGAAATGGCATGTTTTGGTGGATTCAAAGCGTCTACATCAAGCCAAATGAGCGTCGAAAAGGGATTTATACCCAGCTATATAATTTTGTTAAAGAGTCTGCGAATAATAACCCCAGTATTTGCGGGTTTCGTCTTTATGTGGAAAATGAAAATATTCTTGCCCAAAACACATATGAAGCTCTTGGCATGATAGAAACGAGTTACCGGATATACGAAGAACTGAAACCAGAAACTCGCAAGTAG